The sequence below is a genomic window from Thalassomonas haliotis.
TCGTTAATGGCCTTTAGCGGCGTATGGTTGCTGATGGAGCATTTCACTTGGTCCTACCAAGCCACCTATTTGTTATTCGGCTCGCTGGCACTGATTTTTACCTGCTTTATCGCCCTGTCTTTTAAACAATTTACCCCCCATACCGAGCAAAGTAAAAAACTCGTTTTAAGAAAACGCTACTGGCTATTTTATGCCTTAACCTTTTTCAGCGGCGCCCGCCGGCAAATTTTTGTGGTCTTTGCCGGCTTTTTAATGGTTGAAAAATTTCATTACAGTGTTGCCGAAATCAGCAGCCTATTCCTGATCAACTATGTCTTTAACTGGCTCTTTGCCGCCAAAATAGGAAAACTTATCGGCAAGCTGGGAGAGCGTAAGATACTCAAATTTGAATACATAGGTTTGATCGCCGTATTTATTGCCTATGGCCTGGTAGAAAATGCCACGATTGCTGCTGTGCTTTATGTGGTCGACCACCTGTTTTTCGCCCTGGCCATCGCTATCAAGACCTATTTCCAGAAAATTGCCGCCCCGGAAGACATAGCTTCTACCGCCGGTGTCAGCTTCTCCATCAACCACATTGCTGCCGTTGTTATTCCGGCATTGCTGGGCATGTTATGGGTGGTAAACAGCTCCTGGGTATTTTATATCGGGGCAGGATTTGCTGCCTGCTCTTTGCTGTTATCTTTGTTGATCCCCATAGCGCCCAAGTCAGGCATAGAACTGCGTTACCAGGAAAAGCGCCTGGCAACCAGGTAATTCAGGGCTGACAACGAGAAACGCCACTTAGCCGGTTAACGGTTAAGTGGCGCTATAAAGTTGTATTTAATAATAAAGGTAAAAAGGGCTTATTTATTTTTTTGCAAAAAAGCTAAAAAGTCTTTTTCCGGCATAGGCTTGGCGTAATAATACCCCTGAACTTCATGACAGCCCTGCTCTTTCAGGTGCGCTTCCTGGGCAAGTTCTTCAACCCCTTCGGCAATCACCTTAAGGTTCATTTGCTTACCTAAGTTGATAATAGTGTCGGCAATCAAAGATTGTCCCGGCTGGGTAATATCATTGACAAAAGAACGGTCAACTTTTAAGCGGTCAAAAGGCAGCTTTTGCAGGTAACTTAAAGAAGAATAACCTGTGCCGAAATCATCCAGGGCAATACTGATCCCCTGCTCTTTTAGCCTTAATAAAGAATCGATGACCACCTGAGGTTCGTCCATCAGGATGTTTTCGGTGATTTCCAGTTCTAACTTGCTCGCTTGTACCTTATGGGCCTTAGTGGTGTCGATAATATTATCGACAAAATTACTGCGCCTGAACTGGGGAATGGAGACATTAACGGAAATACTGACCTGATCAAACCCTTGCTCTTCCAGGGTGGTAATTTGCAAACAGGCCTGATTAATGACCCAGTCGCCGATTTCGATGATCAAGCCGGAATATTCTGCCAGCGGAATAAAAATCTCAGGAGAAATAAAGGCGCCGTCGGCGGTACGCCAACGCAACAAGGCTTCGGCGCCGATCACTTTTCCCGTTTCCAAACTCAGCTGAGGCTGATACCAAAGCTCCAGGCGGTTTTCGGAAAAATCGGTTCTTAACTGGCGTATCATGCCCAGCCGCCACAGGGTTTTGTCTTCCATTTCCTGCATGTAGTACATGCAGTGTTGTTCACGGTTTTTCTTGGCCAAATTCAGGGCGATATTAATTTGGTTTAATACCTTAACTCCCGGCAGGCGGGCATACTCTTTAGTGCAAAAGCCGATGCAGGCATTGATAGGCAACTTCTGCTCGCCGGCATCAAAAGGCTGATAAAACAAGGCGCTGAGGCACTCTGGATTGATAAATTC
It includes:
- a CDS encoding MFS transporter; this encodes MKLVSRFNQPEHLLLAMAFIMPLVFSVWMVLLNNFVVEKAAFTGTEIGILQSLREIPGFLAFTVVYVLLFLKEQRLAIAALAVTSLGVALTGYFPSAAGLYFTTVLMSVGFHYFETVNQSLSLQWIKKEQTAHFMGKMLSVKSAASLMAFSGVWLLMEHFTWSYQATYLLFGSLALIFTCFIALSFKQFTPHTEQSKKLVLRKRYWLFYALTFFSGARRQIFVVFAGFLMVEKFHYSVAEISSLFLINYVFNWLFAAKIGKLIGKLGERKILKFEYIGLIAVFIAYGLVENATIAAVLYVVDHLFFALAIAIKTYFQKIAAPEDIASTAGVSFSINHIAAVVIPALLGMLWVVNSSWVFYIGAGFAACSLLLSLLIPIAPKSGIELRYQEKRLATR